The Oncorhynchus masou masou isolate Uvic2021 chromosome 31, UVic_Omas_1.1, whole genome shotgun sequence genome includes a region encoding these proteins:
- the LOC135524741 gene encoding transmembrane gamma-carboxyglutamic acid protein 1-like, whose protein sequence is MGSVFLPSDLANTVLRRLRRDNGYLLEEIRQGNIQRECREEICTYEEAREAFENDEKTQRFWEEYVRESSGGQQLEGRVHSLYLILPLLLVLLISGVAITVWRCHSRKRSERNLALGHSHRDPTLSLVSMDQWGRDLQDHSELSVNSSPADPGSEVTSARGGRGDPPPSYDEAVGHTDVHIETEPPPQYEDIIGHGK, encoded by the exons TGTTCTTGCCGTCGGACCTCGCCAACACAGTGCTGAGGCGTTTGCGCAGGGACAACGGCTACCTGTTAGAGGAGATCCGTCAGGGCAACATccagagagagtgcagagaggagATCTGCACCTATGAGGAAGCCAGGGAGGCCTTTGAGAACGATGAGAAAACT CAACGGTTCTGGGAGGAGTATGTGCGGGAGAGCAGTGGCGGGCAGCAGTTGGAGGGCAGAGTCCACTCCCTCTACCTGATCCTCCCCTTGCTCCTGGTGCTCCTGATCTCCGGTGTGGCCATCACTGTGTGGCGCTGCCACTCCCGCAAGCGCTCGGAACGCAACCTCGCCCTGGGCCACTCCCACCGGGACCCCACCCTATCGTTGGTCTCCATGGACCAGTGGGGGCGGGACCTCCAAGACCACTCGGAGCTCAGCGTCAACAGCAGCCCCGCCGACCCGGGCTCGGAGGTCACGTCGgcgaggggaggtagaggagacCCGCCCCCGTCTTACGACGAGGCGGTCGGCCACACAGATGTGCACATAGAGACAGAGCCTCCTCCTCAGTATGAGGACATCATTGGCCATGGGAAGTGA